Proteins found in one Phocoena sinus isolate mPhoSin1 chromosome 5, mPhoSin1.pri, whole genome shotgun sequence genomic segment:
- the MYL5 gene encoding myosin light chain 5 codes for MASRKAKKKEGGALRAQRASSNVFSNFEQTQIQEFKEAFTLMDQNRDGFIDKEDLKDTYASLGKTNVKEEELDAMLREASGPINFTMFLNMFGEKLSGTDAEETILNAFKMLDSDGKGSINKDYIRRLLMSQADRMTAEEVDQMFQFSTIDAAGNLDYKALSYVLTHGEAE; via the exons ATG GCCAGCAGAAAGGCCAAGAAGAAGGAGGGGGGGGCCCTGCGGGCCCAGAGGGCGTCATCCAATGTCTTCTCCAACTTTGAGCAGACCCAGATCCAGGAGTTCAAGGAG GCGTTCACACTCATGGACCAGAACCGAGACGGCTTCATTGACAAGGAGGACCTGAAGGACACCTACGCCTCCCTGG GCAAAACCAACGTCAAGGAAGAGGAGCTGGATGCCATGCTCAGGGAGGCCTCAGGGCCCATCAACTTCACCATGTTCCTGAACATGTTTGGGGAGAAGCTGAGCG GCACGGATGCCGAGGAGACCATCCTCAACGCATTCAAGATGCTGGACTCCGACGGCAAAGGCAGCATCAACAAGGACTA TATCAGGCGGCTGCTCATGTCCCAGGCCGACAGGATGACGGCTGAGGAG GTTGACCAGATGTTCCAGTTCTCCACCATCGACGCTGCAGGCAACCTGGACTACAAGGCACTGAGTTACGTGCTCACCCACGGGGAGGCGGAGTGA
- the ATP5ME gene encoding ATP synthase subunit e, mitochondrial isoform X2, whose amino-acid sequence MVPPVQVSPLIKLGRYSALFLGVVYGAKRYDYLKPRAEEERRIAAEEKKQQDEQRRIERELAEGTRAAEPRGFALHPHFQKQLLVQMSPTVEGKGRCLGPCWPLGPLLGEWEGEQVWALGVRGADSL is encoded by the exons ATGGTTCCGCCAGTGCAGGTCTCTCCGCTCATCAAG CTCGGCCGTTACTCCGCCTTGTTCCTCGGCGTGGTTTACGGAGCCAAGCGCTACG ATTACCTGAAACCCcgggcagaggaggagaggaggatagCAGCCGAGGAGAAGAAGCAGCAGGATGAGCAGAGGCGCATTGAGAGAGAACTGGCAGAAGGTACTCGTGCTGCCGAACCTCGTGGATTTGCTCTCCACCCGCATTTCCAGAAACAGCTGCTGGTCCAGATGAGCCCCACAGTGGAGGGGAAGGGCCGCTGTCTTGGTCCCTGCTGGCCCCTGGGTCCTCttctgggggagtgggagggagagcagGTGTGGGCGTTGGGGGTGCGTGGCGCTGACTCCCTTTAG
- the ATP5ME gene encoding ATP synthase subunit e, mitochondrial isoform X1, giving the protein MVPPVQVSPLIKVNQVSRPRPGARFRVGPRVSDSAELETSGPASARQDNHPSLTPPPRPDPEAAIFPRPPHRPQRPRVRDPPSPHASPAPGTPRGLRKPPDPGSAPPVLTALSPQLGRYSALFLGVVYGAKRYDYLKPRAEEERRIAAEEKKQQDEQRRIERELAEGTRAAEPRGFALHPHFQKQLLVQMSPTVEGKGRCLGPCWPLGPLLGEWEGEQVWALGVRGADSL; this is encoded by the exons ATGGTTCCGCCAGTGCAGGTCTCTCCGCTCATCAAGGTGAACCAGGTTTCGCGGCCGCGGCCGGGTGCTCGGTTCCGCGTAGGCCCGCGCGTGAGCGACTCCGCGGAGCTCGAGACCTCCGGCCCGGCCTCCGCTCGGCAGGACAACCACCCCTCTCTCACCCCGCCCCCGCGCCCCGACCCGGAGGCTGCGATtttcccccgccccccgcatcGGCCCCAGAGGCCGCGGGTGCGAGACCCCCCTTCCCCGCACGCGTCCCCCGCGCCCGGGACCCCCCGCGGGCTGAGAAAGCCCCCGGACCCCGGTTCCGCTCCGCCGGTCCTGACCGCCCTTTCCCCGCAGCTCGGCCGTTACTCCGCCTTGTTCCTCGGCGTGGTTTACGGAGCCAAGCGCTACG ATTACCTGAAACCCcgggcagaggaggagaggaggatagCAGCCGAGGAGAAGAAGCAGCAGGATGAGCAGAGGCGCATTGAGAGAGAACTGGCAGAAGGTACTCGTGCTGCCGAACCTCGTGGATTTGCTCTCCACCCGCATTTCCAGAAACAGCTGCTGGTCCAGATGAGCCCCACAGTGGAGGGGAAGGGCCGCTGTCTTGGTCCCTGCTGGCCCCTGGGTCCTCttctgggggagtgggagggagagcagGTGTGGGCGTTGGGGGTGCGTGGCGCTGACTCCCTTTAG
- the ATP5ME gene encoding ATP synthase subunit e, mitochondrial isoform X3 — protein MVPPVQVSPLIKLGRYSALFLGVVYGAKRYDYLKPRAEEERRIAAEEKKQQDEQRRIERELAEAQGDSILK, from the exons ATGGTTCCGCCAGTGCAGGTCTCTCCGCTCATCAAG CTCGGCCGTTACTCCGCCTTGTTCCTCGGCGTGGTTTACGGAGCCAAGCGCTACG ATTACCTGAAACCCcgggcagaggaggagaggaggatagCAGCCGAGGAGAAGAAGCAGCAGGATGAGCAGAGGCGCATTGAGAGAGAACTGGCAGAAG CCCAAGGGGACAGCATATTAAAGTGA